CCACCTTGGCCGTTGCGGTGAATCGACCATGAGGCCCGCTGCGCCCGCCGTGCTGCGCGTCGCGCTCGGCCCTTCGCGGCGGCTTGCCGTATCGCTTGCCGCGGTCCACCTGCTGGCGGCGGGCGGCGTGGCGGCGAGCCAGCTGCCGGGCGCAGTCTGCGCGGCGCTCCTCGCCGCGCTGGTCGCAAACCTCGGCTTCGCGCTGAGATGCCATGCCTGGCGCTCGTGCGGCCGCTCCTGCGTGGGCTTCGAGCTTTCCGAGACCCTGGACGTGGAGGTTACGGATCGCTCCGGGCGGCATCTGGCCGGCAGCGTGCTCGGTTCGAGTTTCGCCGCGCCCTGGCTCGTCGTAATCCACTTCAAGGTGAAGGGGAGTCACCTCCCGCGGGCCATCGTTGTGCCCCCTGATGCGACCGACGTCGAGACGCATCGACGGCTGCGCGTCTGGCTGCGCTGGCGGCGCGCGGACACGGTGCAGGACGCGTGAGCGCGCGTCAGACCGCTTCGACGCCGAGCGCGGTGCGTGGCTCGTCGCGGCGCAGTACCGTGCTGCAGGCGACGGGCGCCGTTTCCGGATAGTCCAGGCTGTAGTGCAGCCCGCGGCTTTCCTTGCGGGAGAGCGCGCAGCGGACGATCAGGGCGGCGGTCTGCACGAGATTGCGCAGTTCGAGCAGATCGTTGCTGACCCGGAAGTTCGAGTAGTACTCGTAGATCTCTTCCTGCAGCAGCCGGATGCGGTGCTGCGCCCGTTCCAGGCGCTTGTTGGTGCGCACGATGCCGACGTAGTCCCACATGAAGCGGCGCAGTTCGTCCCAGTTGTGCGCGATCACCACCTCTTCGTCGGGATCGGTGACGCGGCTCTCGTCCCAGGCAGGCAAGGGATGAAGCGAAGGCTGACCCTGGGTGCGGACGTATTCGGCCGTCGCGCGTCCGAACACCAGGCACTCGAGCAGGCTGTTGCTGGCCAGTCGATTCGCCCCGTGCAGGCCGGTGCAGGCCGTCTCGCCGACCGCGTAGAGACCGGGCAGATCGGTGCGACCGTGCGTGTCGGTGACGATGCCGCCACACGTGTAGTGCGCGGCCGGCACGACCGGAATCGGCTCGCGCGTGATGTCGATGCCGAGTTCCAGGCAGCGCGCGTAGATGGTGGGGAAATGACTCGTCAGGAATTCCGCGCTCTTGTGGCTGATGTCCAGGTGAACGCAATCGAGGCCGCGCTTCTTCATCTCGAAGTCGATGGCACGCGCCACGATGTCGCGCGGGGCGAGCTCCGCACGCGGGTCGTGCTCGGGCATGAAACGCGTGCCGTCGGGCAGCTTGAGCAGTCCGCCTTCGCCACGCACCGCTTCCGAGATCAGGAAGGACTTCGCGTGCGGGTGATACAAGCACGTCGGGTGAAACTGGATGAATTCCATGTTCGCGACGCGGCAGCCGGCGCGCCAGCCGATCGCCACGCCATCGCCGCTCGCGGTGTCGGGATTGGTCGTGTAGAGATAGACCTTGCCGGCGCCGCCGGCGGCGAGGATGGTGTGGCGCGCGGCGATGGTGACGACGTGATCTGCCTTGCGGTCGAGCGCGTAGAGCCCGAGGCAGCGGCCATCGTCGAGACCGATCCTGCTCGACGTCACGAGGTCGATCGCCGTGTGGTGCTCGAGCACCGTCACGTTCGAGTGCGCCTTCACCTTGCCTTCGAGAGTGGTCTGCACGGCAGCACCGGTCGCATCGGCGGCGTGGATCACGCGGCGGTGACTATGTCCGCCCTCGCGCGTGAGATGAAAGCCGCTGTCGCTCTCTGCATCTCGCGTGAACGGCACGCCTTGCTCGATCAGCCACTGGATCCCTTCACGGCTGTGCTCGACGACGAAGCGCGTCACCGCTTCATCGCAGAGACCGGCACCGGCGGTAAGCGTGTCCTGGATGTGGGCTTCCGGTGAATCTTCCTTTGCCAGCACGGTGGCGATACCGCCCTGCGCCCAGTCGCTCGCCCCCTCGCGCAGTTGACCTTTGGTGACGATGCACACCGTCATGCGGTCGGCGAGATGCAGCGCGACGGTCAAGCCGGCCAACCCGCTGCCGACCACGACAGCATCGAACCGACGGGGCGGCGGCACGGGAGATTCCATGGCAGCGGATCATACCCGAATTTCCCGCTCGGCTTTAAGGGCTTGATCTGCATCAAACGCCCATGGAATTTCGCGCGAGCGGTCGTGAACTCTTTGCGTTGACACGCAGTCTGTGTGTTTGTCGCTGGTGCACGTTTTTGGATAATCCAGTTCCGAAGGTTATACTTTCAAGCTTTTAGCGCGGTCCATGCCGCGCTTTCCGGCTAAAAAAATCCTTCAGGAACGGAGTTGATGGGTGATCGCGAGATCGACCAGCAATTGGTCGAACGCGCCCAGCGAGGTGACAAGAAAGCGTTCGAGCTGCTGGTAGTCAAATACCAGCGCAAGCTCGCACGCCTGCTGTCCCGGTTCATCCGCGATGCGGGTGAAATCGAGGACGTTACTCAGGAGGCGTTCATCAAGGCGTATCGGGCCTTGCCATCGTTTCGCGGCGATAGTGCGTTCTACACTTGGCTGTACCGGATCGGCATCAACACGGCCAAGAACTATCTGGTCGCGATGGGGCGGCGGGCACCGACCTCGACGGAGTTCGACAGTGAGGATGCGGAA
This genomic window from Betaproteobacteria bacterium contains:
- the nadB gene encoding L-aspartate oxidase, encoding MESPVPPPRRFDAVVVGSGLAGLTVALHLADRMTVCIVTKGQLREGASDWAQGGIATVLAKEDSPEAHIQDTLTAGAGLCDEAVTRFVVEHSREGIQWLIEQGVPFTRDAESDSGFHLTREGGHSHRRVIHAADATGAAVQTTLEGKVKAHSNVTVLEHHTAIDLVTSSRIGLDDGRCLGLYALDRKADHVVTIAARHTILAAGGAGKVYLYTTNPDTASGDGVAIGWRAGCRVANMEFIQFHPTCLYHPHAKSFLISEAVRGEGGLLKLPDGTRFMPEHDPRAELAPRDIVARAIDFEMKKRGLDCVHLDISHKSAEFLTSHFPTIYARCLELGIDITREPIPVVPAAHYTCGGIVTDTHGRTDLPGLYAVGETACTGLHGANRLASNSLLECLVFGRATAEYVRTQGQPSLHPLPAWDESRVTDPDEEVVIAHNWDELRRFMWDYVGIVRTNKRLERAQHRIRLLQEEIYEYYSNFRVSNDLLELRNLVQTAALIVRCALSRKESRGLHYSLDYPETAPVACSTVLRRDEPRTALGVEAV
- the rpoE gene encoding RNA polymerase sigma factor RpoE, with amino-acid sequence MGDREIDQQLVERAQRGDKKAFELLVVKYQRKLARLLSRFIRDAGEIEDVTQEAFIKAYRALPSFRGDSAFYTWLYRIGINTAKNYLVAMGRRAPTSTEFDSEDAETFEDGDQLRDVNTPEAELLSKEIAQTVNDTMQQLPEELRTAITLREIEGLSYEDIAAFMNCPIGTVRSRIFRAREAIAEKLRPLLGTTRDKRW